The following are encoded in a window of Sphaerisporangium siamense genomic DNA:
- a CDS encoding PhoX family protein translates to MANPSPRRTLPLISVPPTGGRDAMTCRFRCGNACAHEVPNSSDNPYFQDILAGVLSRRGALRAGALGTLVATAGVTGAVPALADPAAETFGGGHQRGGLKFTPVAPNSADALTVADGYASAVVVRWGDPVLPDAPAFDFDNQTAAAQAEQFGYNCDFVTFFPLGRDRGLLWVNHEYTDENLMFRGWTSGDTVPLEQIKIGLAAHGGSVVEIEREGRTGQWKLITRGRRRYNRRVTAQTPIRISGPAAGSPLLRTAADPRGVTAYGTLNNCAGGTTPWRTVLTGEENWNQYFVGGNGVPEAQKPYLTRYGVSTTVAVPSGNRRFDRVEERFDLARHPNEINRFGWIVEVDPFDSDARPVKRTALGRFAHEGATTTLTRDGRVAVYMGDDGRFEYIYKFVSDDRYIPGFDRHNRDLLDDGTLYVAVFTGDSPAAEIDGTGKLPADGGFDGTGTWVPLVSGKKSFVDGMTAEEVLVYTRVAADKAGATKMDRPEDIERNPVNGAVYAALTNNTNRTAANADEANPRAANRHGHILEIAEDRNDAGAKTFRWALPLVCGDPNDPSTYFAGYDKTKVSPISCPDNVTFDAEGNLWIATDGNALGKNDGLFAVPLAGPERGHVRQFLTVPYGAETCGPLIAPDQLSVFVAVQHPGEITGATPDNPASHWPDGGTTQPRPSVAVAWHRQGKKIGS, encoded by the coding sequence GTGGCGAACCCCTCGCCGCGCAGAACGCTGCCGTTGATCTCCGTGCCCCCCACGGGCGGGCGAGACGCGATGACATGCCGGTTCAGGTGTGGCAACGCCTGCGCGCACGAAGTGCCGAACAGCAGTGACAATCCCTATTTCCAGGACATCCTGGCCGGTGTCCTGTCGCGCAGGGGCGCGCTGCGGGCCGGCGCCCTCGGCACCCTGGTCGCGACCGCAGGCGTCACCGGAGCCGTCCCCGCCCTCGCCGACCCCGCCGCCGAGACCTTCGGCGGTGGCCACCAGAGGGGCGGCCTGAAGTTCACGCCCGTCGCGCCCAACTCCGCCGACGCCCTCACCGTCGCCGACGGCTACGCCTCCGCGGTCGTCGTCCGCTGGGGCGACCCCGTCCTCCCCGACGCCCCGGCGTTCGACTTCGACAACCAGACCGCCGCCGCGCAGGCCGAGCAGTTCGGCTACAACTGCGACTTCGTCACCTTCTTCCCGCTCGGCCGCGACCGCGGCCTGCTGTGGGTCAACCACGAGTACACCGACGAGAACCTCATGTTCCGCGGCTGGACCAGCGGCGACACCGTCCCCCTGGAGCAGATCAAGATCGGCCTCGCCGCGCACGGCGGGTCCGTCGTCGAGATCGAGCGCGAGGGCCGCACCGGGCAGTGGAAGCTCATCACCCGCGGCCGCCGCCGCTACAACCGGCGCGTCACCGCCCAGACTCCGATCCGGATCTCCGGCCCGGCCGCCGGCTCGCCCCTGCTGCGCACCGCCGCCGACCCGCGCGGCGTCACCGCGTACGGCACGCTCAACAACTGCGCGGGCGGCACCACCCCGTGGCGCACCGTGCTCACCGGCGAGGAGAACTGGAACCAGTACTTCGTCGGCGGCAACGGCGTCCCCGAAGCCCAGAAGCCCTACCTCACGCGGTACGGCGTCAGCACGACCGTCGCCGTTCCCAGCGGCAACCGGCGCTTCGACCGGGTCGAGGAGCGCTTCGACCTCGCCAGGCACCCCAACGAAATCAACCGGTTCGGGTGGATCGTCGAAGTCGACCCCTTCGACTCCGACGCGCGCCCCGTCAAGCGCACCGCGCTCGGCCGCTTCGCCCACGAGGGCGCCACCACCACCCTCACCCGGGACGGCCGGGTCGCCGTCTACATGGGCGACGACGGGCGGTTCGAGTACATCTACAAGTTCGTGTCGGACGACCGCTACATCCCCGGCTTCGATCGGCACAACCGCGACCTGCTCGACGATGGCACGCTGTACGTGGCCGTGTTCACCGGCGACAGCCCGGCCGCCGAGATCGACGGCACCGGCAAGCTCCCCGCCGACGGCGGCTTCGACGGCACCGGCACATGGGTCCCCCTGGTCAGCGGCAAGAAGTCCTTCGTGGACGGTATGACCGCCGAAGAGGTTCTCGTCTACACCCGCGTCGCGGCCGACAAGGCCGGCGCCACCAAGATGGACCGCCCCGAGGACATCGAGCGCAACCCCGTCAACGGCGCCGTCTACGCCGCCCTGACCAACAACACCAACCGGACCGCCGCCAACGCCGACGAGGCCAACCCCCGCGCCGCCAACCGCCACGGCCACATCCTGGAGATCGCCGAGGACCGGAACGACGCGGGCGCCAAGACCTTCCGCTGGGCCCTGCCCCTCGTCTGCGGCGACCCCAACGATCCCTCGACGTACTTCGCCGGGTACGACAAGACGAAGGTCTCCCCGATCTCCTGCCCCGACAACGTCACCTTCGACGCCGAGGGCAACCTGTGGATCGCCACGGACGGCAATGCCCTCGGCAAGAACGACGGCCTCTTCGCCGTACCGCTCGCCGGCCCCGAACGCGGCCACGTCCGCCAGTTCCTCACCGTCCCCTACGGCGCCGAGACCTGCGGCCCCCTGATCGCCCCCGACCAACTGAGCGTCTTCGTCGCCGTCCAACACCCCGGCGAGATCACCGGCGCCACCCCCGACAACCCCGCCAGCCACTGGCCCGACGGCGGCACCACCCAGCCCCGCCCCTCCGTAGCCGTCGCCTGGCACAGACAGGGCAAGAAGATCGGCTCCTGA
- the bldC gene encoding developmental transcriptional regulator BldC, translated as MSARTPEAEPLLTPAEVATMFRVDPKTVTRWAKAGKLTSIRTLGGHRRYRETEVRALLAGIPQQRSE; from the coding sequence ATGTCAGCTCGTACACCCGAGGCCGAGCCACTGCTCACCCCGGCGGAGGTCGCCACCATGTTCCGCGTCGACCCCAAGACCGTTACTCGGTGGGCGAAGGCGGGCAAGTTGACGTCCATCCGCACCCTTGGCGGTCACCGGCGGTACCGGGAGACCGAGGTCCGTGCGCTGCTCGCGGGCATCCCGCAGCAGCGTTCGGAGTGA
- the purF gene encoding amidophosphoribosyltransferase, with product MLKGDGRLGHDLDPQDHAPRDACGVFGVWAPGEDVSKLTYYGLYALQHRGQESAGIAVSEGSRILVYKDMGLVAQVFDESVLGTLRGHLAIGHCRYSTTGSSVWENAQPTLSSSDGGGLALAHNGNLINTPELMARLPAGTIRATTDTEVLTSLLARDPGTSIEDAAADLFPKVKGAYSLVFMDEKTLYAARDPQGIRPLVLGRLERGWVVASETAALDIVGATFLREIEPGELLTIDERGVRSRRFALAEPKGCLFEYVYLARPDTTIAGRGVQATRVEVGRRLAHEHPIEADLVIPTPESGTPAAIGYAEASGIPYGQGLVKNSYVGRTFIQPSQTIRQLGIRLKLNPLREVIAGKRLIVVDDSIVRGNTQRAIVKMLREAGATEVHVRISSPPVSWPCFYGIDFATKAELIAGSKEVEEIRESIGADSLGFISLEGLTEATTLPADRLCRACFNGTYPIPIDRDNVGKFVLEAKA from the coding sequence GTGCTAAAGGGCGACGGCCGGCTCGGACATGACCTTGACCCTCAAGACCACGCACCGCGGGATGCCTGCGGGGTGTTCGGAGTGTGGGCCCCTGGGGAGGATGTCTCCAAGCTCACCTACTACGGGCTGTACGCGCTGCAGCACCGCGGACAGGAGTCCGCGGGCATCGCGGTCAGCGAAGGCAGCAGAATCCTCGTCTACAAGGACATGGGCCTGGTGGCCCAGGTCTTCGACGAGTCAGTGCTCGGCACGCTGCGCGGGCACCTGGCGATCGGGCACTGCCGTTACTCCACCACGGGTTCCAGTGTGTGGGAGAACGCGCAGCCGACGCTGAGCTCCAGTGACGGAGGCGGGCTGGCGCTCGCCCACAACGGCAACCTGATCAACACCCCGGAGCTGATGGCCCGCCTTCCGGCGGGCACCATCCGGGCGACCACCGACACCGAGGTGCTCACCTCCCTGCTCGCCCGCGACCCCGGCACGTCCATCGAGGACGCCGCGGCCGACCTGTTCCCCAAGGTCAAGGGCGCCTACTCCCTGGTCTTCATGGACGAGAAGACCTTGTACGCCGCCCGCGACCCGCAGGGCATCCGCCCGCTGGTCCTCGGCCGGCTGGAGCGCGGCTGGGTGGTGGCCTCCGAGACCGCGGCGCTGGACATCGTGGGCGCCACGTTCCTGCGCGAGATCGAGCCGGGCGAGCTGCTCACGATCGACGAGCGCGGCGTGCGTTCCCGCCGGTTCGCGCTGGCCGAGCCGAAGGGCTGCCTGTTCGAGTACGTCTACCTGGCCCGTCCCGACACCACGATCGCGGGGCGCGGCGTGCAGGCCACCCGGGTGGAGGTGGGCCGCAGGCTGGCCCACGAACACCCGATCGAGGCCGACCTGGTGATCCCGACCCCCGAGTCCGGGACGCCCGCCGCGATCGGCTACGCCGAGGCGAGCGGCATCCCCTACGGCCAGGGGCTGGTCAAGAACTCCTACGTCGGCCGCACGTTCATCCAGCCGTCGCAGACGATCCGCCAGCTCGGCATCCGGCTCAAGCTGAACCCGCTGCGCGAGGTGATCGCGGGCAAGCGCCTGATCGTCGTGGACGACTCGATCGTGCGCGGCAACACCCAGCGGGCGATCGTCAAGATGCTCCGCGAGGCCGGGGCGACCGAGGTGCACGTGCGCATCTCCTCGCCGCCGGTGTCGTGGCCGTGCTTCTACGGCATCGACTTCGCCACCAAGGCGGAGCTGATCGCCGGGTCGAAGGAGGTCGAGGAGATCCGCGAGTCCATCGGCGCCGACAGCCTCGGCTTCATCTCGCTGGAGGGGCTCACCGAGGCGACCACGCTGCCGGCCGACCGCCTGTGCCGGGCCTGTTTCAACGGCACGTACCCGATCCCGATCGACCGCGACAACGTGGGCAAGTTCGTCCTGGAGGCCAAGGCGTGA
- a CDS encoding AAA family ATPase: MNALAIWTVDHADDRLDAPRSRPRNSRHPLSNDHDAATRPKGDQTAMKRYILTGTPGSGKTTILRRLATLGYATVEEAATAIIADEQASGDAEPWTRPAFIDKIVALQRQRQMASSTTAPSVQFFDRSPVCTHALSTYVGHPIPPTLSAEIERITQEQVYDRHVFFIRNLGFCEPSNARQISFEDSLTFEHLHEQTYQSFGYNLIDIPAGPLPERITTICAAISRLANS; this comes from the coding sequence ATGAACGCCCTCGCCATCTGGACCGTCGACCACGCCGACGATCGCCTCGACGCTCCCAGGAGCAGGCCGCGAAACAGCCGCCATCCCCTCTCGAATGATCACGACGCCGCGACCCGCCCGAAAGGCGACCAGACCGCTATGAAGCGCTACATCCTCACCGGCACCCCGGGCTCGGGCAAGACCACGATCCTGCGGCGGCTGGCAACGCTGGGATACGCGACGGTCGAGGAGGCGGCCACGGCGATCATCGCGGACGAACAGGCAAGCGGCGACGCCGAGCCGTGGACCCGCCCGGCCTTCATCGACAAGATCGTGGCCCTGCAACGACAGCGGCAGATGGCATCGAGCACCACCGCCCCGTCCGTCCAGTTCTTCGACCGCTCCCCGGTCTGCACCCACGCCCTCAGCACCTACGTCGGCCACCCGATCCCGCCGACCCTTTCCGCCGAGATCGAACGCATCACCCAAGAGCAGGTCTACGACCGACATGTGTTCTTCATCCGCAACCTAGGCTTCTGCGAACCCAGCAACGCCCGCCAGATCAGCTTCGAAGACTCCCTGACGTTCGAACACCTCCACGAGCAGACCTACCAATCCTTCGGCTACAACCTCATCGACATCCCCGCCGGCCCCCTCCCAGAACGCATAACCACGATCTGCGCGGCGATCTCCCGCCTCGCGAACTCGTGA
- the purM gene encoding phosphoribosylformylglycinamidine cyclo-ligase has translation MTAGNETSGASYAAAGVDIEAGDRAVALMKERVARSRRPEVVDDASGFAGLFDASAFLRYKRPLLATSTDGVGTKVMLAQALGRHDTIGIDLVGMVVDDLVVCGAEPLFMTDYIACGKVVPERVAEIVGGVAEGCRLAGCALVGGETAEHPGAMGPDEYDLAGAGTGVVEASELLGPARVRAGDVVLGLASSGVHSNGYSLVRHVLRTAGLALDASLPELGRRLGDELLEPTRIYSLACLELTRRVEVHAFAHITGGGLAANLARSLPGTVDALLDRGSWTPPAIFEVIAGHGRVPAAEMDRTFNLGVGMCAVVAAEAADPALRLLREHGQDAWILGEIVPGSGQARFTS, from the coding sequence GTGACCGCCGGGAACGAGACGTCCGGGGCGAGTTACGCCGCGGCGGGCGTCGACATCGAGGCGGGCGACCGCGCGGTCGCGCTGATGAAGGAGCGCGTGGCGCGGTCGCGGCGGCCGGAGGTGGTGGACGACGCCAGCGGGTTCGCCGGGCTGTTCGACGCCTCGGCGTTCCTGCGGTACAAGCGGCCGTTGCTCGCGACGTCGACCGACGGGGTGGGCACCAAGGTCATGCTGGCCCAGGCCCTCGGCAGGCACGACACGATCGGCATCGACCTGGTCGGCATGGTGGTCGACGACCTGGTGGTCTGCGGGGCCGAGCCGCTGTTCATGACGGACTACATCGCCTGCGGCAAGGTGGTCCCCGAGCGCGTCGCCGAGATCGTCGGCGGGGTGGCGGAGGGCTGCCGGCTGGCGGGGTGCGCGCTGGTGGGCGGCGAGACCGCCGAGCATCCGGGCGCCATGGGCCCCGACGAGTACGATCTGGCGGGCGCGGGCACCGGGGTCGTCGAGGCGTCCGAGCTGCTCGGGCCGGCCCGGGTGCGCGCGGGCGACGTCGTGCTGGGCCTGGCCTCGTCCGGGGTCCACTCCAACGGCTACTCGCTGGTACGGCACGTGTTGCGCACGGCGGGCCTGGCGCTGGACGCCTCGCTTCCCGAGCTCGGCCGCCGTCTCGGCGACGAGCTGCTGGAGCCGACGCGCATCTACTCGCTCGCCTGCCTGGAGCTGACCCGCCGCGTGGAGGTCCACGCGTTCGCCCACATCACCGGGGGCGGGCTCGCGGCGAACCTCGCGCGCTCGCTGCCGGGCACGGTGGACGCCCTGCTCGACCGCGGGTCGTGGACGCCGCCGGCGATCTTCGAGGTGATCGCCGGGCACGGGCGGGTGCCCGCCGCCGAGATGGACCGCACGTTCAACCTCGGGGTGGGCATGTGCGCGGTCGTGGCCGCGGAGGCTGCCGATCCGGCGCTGCGGCTCCTGCGCGAGCACGGGCAGGACGCTTGGATTCTGGGCGAGATCGTGCCGGGTTCAGGGCAGGCCCGATTCACCAGCTGA
- a CDS encoding HD domain-containing protein, which produces MPEELTRLMCFLYEVGLLKRYKRTGWLVAGVRDPESVADHSFRTAIIAVAITALEGGNVERAALLSLLHDTQETRTTDIPYVGKRYLKTTPNEVVTADQLNGVPEQVRAIIGAAVGEYEEKESLEAVCARDADKLECLIQAIEYREQGNRNTQPWIDSSLAALKTTSAKRLAEEALRTGSIEWMTRILGADEST; this is translated from the coding sequence ATGCCCGAAGAGCTGACCAGGCTCATGTGCTTTCTGTACGAAGTTGGCCTGCTCAAGCGCTACAAGCGCACGGGGTGGCTGGTCGCCGGGGTGCGCGATCCGGAGAGCGTCGCTGACCACTCTTTTCGGACCGCGATCATCGCGGTGGCCATCACCGCCCTCGAAGGGGGCAACGTAGAACGTGCGGCACTCCTGAGTCTCCTGCACGATACTCAGGAGACACGGACCACCGACATTCCTTACGTCGGCAAGCGTTATCTGAAAACGACGCCGAATGAAGTGGTGACGGCCGACCAGTTGAACGGTGTCCCGGAGCAGGTGAGGGCGATCATCGGTGCGGCGGTCGGCGAGTACGAGGAGAAGGAAAGCCTTGAGGCCGTCTGTGCACGGGACGCCGACAAACTTGAGTGTTTGATACAAGCCATTGAGTACCGAGAGCAGGGGAACCGGAACACGCAACCTTGGATCGACAGCTCCCTGGCTGCTCTCAAGACCACATCCGCCAAGCGCCTTGCCGAAGAGGCGCTGCGTACAGGGTCTATCGAGTGGATGACCCGCATCCTAGGCGCAGACGAGAGCACCTGA
- a CDS encoding DNA-processing protein DprA gives MTFDDTAVPLMAGTLTITGARSTGHRPIEDYWRLFVDYLGPFARPTVDIYLGGASGIDSIALLWLATETDTALHVVVPGTVQSQPSDARHAIQETRALGRLVEVVELKHPTHPSPASYHQRNRWMVDHSEFVIGFPRGSDPSSGTWYTLEYAAQQSRTRLIIPI, from the coding sequence ATGACATTCGATGACACGGCGGTGCCGCTAATGGCCGGCACGCTGACGATCACTGGTGCCAGATCGACCGGACATCGTCCAATAGAGGACTATTGGCGGCTTTTTGTGGACTATCTTGGGCCATTCGCCAGGCCGACTGTGGACATCTACCTGGGAGGGGCCTCGGGAATCGACTCGATCGCGCTGCTGTGGCTCGCTACGGAGACCGACACCGCGCTTCATGTCGTCGTTCCAGGGACCGTACAGTCCCAACCATCGGACGCCCGGCACGCCATCCAGGAGACAAGAGCACTTGGGCGACTTGTCGAGGTGGTCGAGTTGAAGCACCCTACGCATCCTTCGCCCGCGAGTTATCATCAACGTAATCGCTGGATGGTCGATCACAGCGAATTCGTCATCGGATTTCCACGAGGGTCGGACCCGTCGAGCGGAACGTGGTACACCCTCGAATACGCGGCACAGCAGAGCAGAACACGGCTGATCATCCCCATATAG
- a CDS encoding Leu/Phe/Val dehydrogenase yields the protein MTDVFGPSHQDTGPSIGQARHEQVVFCSDDRSGLRAIIAIYNTALGPGLGGTRFYPYENEQTALADVLNLSRAMAYKNALAGLDLGGGKAVIIGDPVKDKSEALLRAYGRFIQSLGGRYFTACDVGTYSEDMDVIARETSFVTGRTPAHGGAGDSSICTAFGVFQGMRASAQHVYGSPTLRGRRVGVEGVGKVGYRLVDHLVADGAEVVICDVNAGAVERVRAAHPGVEVVADTAAMKRADIDVYAPCALGGVLDDEAVTTLRAKIVCGGANNQLAHPGVEKQLEERGILYAPDYVVNSGGVIQVADEIEGFNMDRARAKATQIFDTTLKIFSIAEEEGVPPAAAADRLAERRMSEVGRLRGIWLGR from the coding sequence GTGACCGACGTCTTCGGGCCGTCCCACCAGGACACGGGCCCCTCGATCGGACAGGCCAGACACGAGCAGGTCGTATTCTGCTCCGACGACCGCAGCGGCCTGCGCGCGATCATCGCCATCTACAACACCGCTCTCGGCCCCGGGCTCGGGGGCACCCGCTTCTACCCCTACGAGAACGAGCAGACGGCCCTCGCCGACGTGCTCAACCTCTCGCGGGCGATGGCGTACAAGAACGCGCTGGCCGGACTGGACCTCGGCGGCGGGAAGGCCGTCATCATCGGGGACCCGGTCAAGGACAAGAGCGAGGCGCTCCTGCGCGCCTACGGCCGCTTCATCCAATCGCTCGGCGGCCGGTACTTCACCGCCTGCGACGTGGGCACCTACAGCGAGGACATGGACGTCATCGCGAGGGAGACCTCCTTCGTGACCGGGCGCACCCCCGCGCACGGCGGCGCCGGCGACTCCTCGATCTGCACCGCGTTCGGCGTCTTCCAGGGCATGCGGGCCTCAGCCCAGCACGTCTACGGCTCTCCGACCCTGCGCGGGAGGCGCGTGGGCGTGGAGGGCGTCGGGAAGGTCGGGTACCGGCTGGTCGACCACCTGGTGGCGGACGGCGCCGAGGTCGTGATCTGCGACGTCAACGCCGGCGCCGTCGAGCGCGTGCGCGCGGCGCACCCGGGGGTGGAGGTCGTGGCGGACACCGCGGCGATGAAGCGGGCCGACATCGACGTGTACGCGCCGTGCGCGCTGGGCGGCGTGCTCGACGACGAGGCGGTGACGACGCTCCGCGCGAAGATCGTCTGCGGAGGGGCCAACAACCAACTCGCCCATCCCGGCGTGGAGAAGCAGCTCGAAGAGCGGGGCATCCTTTACGCTCCGGACTACGTAGTCAACTCCGGAGGCGTGATCCAGGTGGCCGACGAGATCGAAGGCTTCAACATGGACCGCGCCAGGGCAAAGGCGACGCAGATCTTCGACACCACGTTGAAGATCTTTTCGATCGCCGAAGAGGAAGGTGTTCCACCAGCGGCGGCGGCCGATAGGCTGGCCGAGCGCAGAATGTCGGAAGTTGGTCGGCTTAGGGGTATTTGGCTGGGCCGCTGA
- a CDS encoding sterol carrier family protein, with the protein MPARKIDPERIRAALDSQLAELGEHPYDGPPQAAPDAAVQVILGLYARGLRPEKDLARLAVRVSLDRLADKAPGRTVEVRVPPYAAVQCVPGPRHTRGTPPNVVETDPRTWLELATGRMTWDDAMEAGKISASGTRADLSEYLPL; encoded by the coding sequence GTGCCCGCACGCAAGATCGACCCCGAACGCATCCGCGCCGCGCTGGACTCCCAGCTCGCCGAGCTGGGCGAGCACCCCTACGACGGCCCTCCCCAGGCCGCCCCGGACGCCGCCGTCCAGGTGATCCTCGGACTCTACGCGCGCGGGCTGCGTCCGGAGAAGGATCTCGCGCGGCTCGCCGTGCGGGTGTCGCTGGACCGTCTGGCCGACAAGGCGCCCGGGCGTACGGTCGAGGTGCGCGTGCCGCCGTACGCGGCGGTGCAGTGCGTGCCCGGCCCCCGGCACACGCGGGGCACTCCCCCGAACGTCGTCGAGACCGATCCCCGTACGTGGCTGGAGCTGGCGACGGGCCGTATGACCTGGGACGACGCCATGGAGGCCGGGAAGATCAGCGCGAGCGGCACCCGCGCAGACCTGTCCGAGTACCTTCCCCTGTGA
- a CDS encoding DUF4190 domain-containing protein, translating into MTTSGDPNDSRGWDDPQGRRDGGGSSPGERPPSDRPPYGQEGRPPGGEPPYGRTPGGGTPSGQTPGGGPPYGQTPGGGPPYGWPPAGEGPPGGQPPPYGPPPYGAGYGQPPGARGGLGTAAMVLGIVSLFLLLICGLGVLTAIVAIILGIIAVARNTNRGRGIAGIVLGALTIILAIIGFTWFYSNFEECFTLPTQAEAQQCVERKLGVNVQSPSP; encoded by the coding sequence GTGACGACATCTGGCGATCCGAACGACTCCCGCGGGTGGGACGACCCGCAAGGCCGCCGCGACGGCGGCGGATCCTCCCCGGGCGAACGTCCCCCGAGCGACCGCCCTCCGTACGGCCAAGAGGGGCGGCCACCCGGCGGTGAGCCCCCGTACGGCCGGACGCCGGGTGGTGGGACGCCTTCCGGCCAGACACCCGGCGGTGGACCCCCCTACGGCCAGACACCCGGCGGTGGGCCGCCGTACGGCTGGCCGCCCGCGGGTGAAGGCCCTCCCGGCGGGCAGCCGCCTCCGTACGGCCCGCCGCCCTACGGCGCCGGCTACGGGCAGCCGCCGGGCGCGCGGGGCGGGCTCGGCACCGCGGCGATGGTGCTCGGCATCGTCAGCCTGTTCCTGCTGCTGATCTGCGGCCTCGGCGTGCTCACGGCGATCGTCGCCATCATCCTCGGCATCATCGCCGTGGCGCGGAACACCAACAGGGGCCGCGGCATCGCCGGCATCGTCCTCGGCGCTCTGACGATCATCCTGGCGATCATCGGGTTCACCTGGTTCTACAGCAACTTCGAGGAGTGCTTCACGCTGCCGACCCAGGCCGAGGCCCAGCAGTGCGTGGAACGCAAACTCGGAGTGAACGTACAGTCGCCCTCCCCGTGA
- a CDS encoding TetR/AcrR family transcriptional regulator: MDRRREELLAAALELFSKYDAEDVSIDDVAAAAGASRALVYHYYGGKQELYVAALRSAAVELEARLTPSGDGTVIEELRAGLARYFDFVEDHAAGFAALLRGGPANRAGEVGEIIEGVRRRLVKMIMGRMRVGEPSPALRVTLRSWIACVETAGLDWLENRDVDRAALERLLVEQMVALLGVAARHDGRVEGLIADFGR; encoded by the coding sequence GTGGACCGCCGCCGCGAGGAGTTGTTGGCCGCGGCGCTGGAACTCTTCAGCAAGTACGACGCCGAGGACGTCTCGATCGACGACGTCGCCGCGGCGGCGGGCGCGTCCCGGGCGCTGGTGTACCACTACTACGGGGGGAAGCAGGAGTTGTACGTCGCCGCCCTGCGCAGCGCGGCGGTGGAACTGGAGGCGCGGCTCACTCCGTCGGGGGACGGCACGGTGATCGAGGAGCTGCGGGCGGGCCTGGCCCGGTACTTCGACTTCGTGGAGGACCACGCGGCGGGGTTCGCGGCTCTGCTGCGCGGCGGCCCGGCCAACCGCGCGGGCGAGGTCGGAGAGATCATCGAGGGCGTCCGGCGGCGCCTCGTCAAGATGATCATGGGTCGGATGCGCGTCGGCGAGCCGAGCCCGGCGCTGCGCGTCACGCTGAGGTCCTGGATCGCGTGCGTCGAGACGGCGGGCCTGGACTGGCTGGAGAACCGCGACGTGGACCGCGCGGCGCTGGAGCGCCTGCTGGTGGAACAGATGGTGGCCCTGCTCGGCGTGGCGGCCCGCCATGACGGGCGTGTCGAGGGGCTGATCGCCGACTTCGGGCGGTGA
- a CDS encoding DUF3073 domain-containing protein: MGRGRAKAKQVKVARQLKYNSGGTDLDRLREELGVNHDSNRHDVDAVDDELADRYADYADIDDDEEDDRSRRR, encoded by the coding sequence ATGGGGCGCGGCCGAGCCAAGGCCAAGCAGGTGAAGGTTGCTCGCCAGCTCAAGTACAACAGTGGCGGCACCGATCTTGACCGTCTTCGCGAGGAGCTCGGAGTCAATCACGACTCCAACCGACACGATGTGGACGCCGTCGACGATGAACTGGCCGATCGGTACGCCGATTACGCCGACATCGACGACGACGAAGAGGACGACAGGTCTCGTCGCCGGTAG